The DNA region CGTCGAGCGGCCGCAGGCCGGACTGCCCCAGCAGATGGAACAGCGCCGCAAGACCCGGGATCGCCAGCACCGCCGCCAGCGCCAGGGGCCGGTTCATCCGGTGATCTGCTCCAGCCGCTCGCGCGAGATGTCGCCGGGCACGATGGTGACGGGGCAGGGCAGGGTCGCCACCTCGCGCAGCAGCCGGGTGACCAGCGGCCCCGGCCCTGCGCTTTCGGTCGAGGCGCCCAGCACCACCACGCCGATCTCGGGGTCGGCGCCGATCTGGGCCAGAAGCTCGTTGCCCGGCTCGCCCTCGCGCACCACCAGCTCGGGTTCGATCCCCGGCCGGTCGCGCATCCATTTTGCAAAGACCTCGTAATGCGCCTCGATCCGCTCATAGGCCTCGGCGCGCATCACCTCGGCCACGCCCATGCCGTGCTGGATGGCGTTCGCGGGGATCACCGCCAGCACCTGCACCCCGCCGCCGGTGCGGGATGCGCGCAGGGCGGCATAGCGGATGGCGTTCAGGCATTCGCGCGAATCGTCCAGAACCACCAGAAATTTCCGCATCGCTCTCCGTCCGGTTGCCCCGATCTGGGCAAAGACTGGCCGAAAGGACACGCTGGCGCAAGTCTTGTGCGCTTTCCCTCTTGCGACGGTTTGCAATTCAGGGGTGCTGTGTTACTCGACTTAGGTTAGCCAAAGCGCCGAACGCGGGACGGAATTGTGACAATCCACCAAGATTGGGAAAAGGCCGACATCGCCCGGCTCGCCACCTTGCCTCAGCCCGCCATGTCCTGGTTCCAGGCCGACGGCAGAGCGGTCGCGGCCATGCCCCTTTCGAAACGGCTGTTCGACATCGTGCTGGCGCTGGTGTTGCTGGTGCCGCTTTCGGTCGTCATGGCCGTCTTCGCGCTGATCCTGCTGGTGGTGCAGGGCCGTCCGATCTTTTACGCCGCGCCCCGCATGCTGGCGCCCGGCCGGACCTTTACCCATCTGAAGTTCCGCACCATGTTGCGGCAAGAGGACGATTTCGGCGTCACCGGCGCGCACAAGGCCTGGCGCATCACGCCCTTGGGCCATTTCATGCGGCGCACCCGCATCGACGAGCTGCCGCAGCTGTTCAACATCCTCAAGGGCGACATGAGCTTCGTCGGCCCGCGCCCGACCATCCGCGAATATGTGGACCGCTATCCGGCGGTCTATGGGCAGGTGCTGAAAAGCCGCCCCGGCGTCACCGGGCTCGCGACGCTGATCTATCACCGGCACGAGGACAAGATCCTGCGCCGCTGCAAGAGCGCCGAGGCGACCGAGGCCGCCTATGCCGGCCGCTGCCTGCCGACCAAGCTGAAGATCGACCTGATCTATCAGAAGAACCGCACCCTGGGGCTGGACCTGTGGATCCTGTGGCGCACGATCCTGGTCGTGGTCTACAAGGACGAACGCCCGCGCCGGCGCGGCCGCAACTGATCCCTGACGGCCGCCCTCGCGGCGGCCCTTCGTCCTCTGGCGCCCCGCCGTTTTCTGCCCTAGTTTCGCCGATGCGAAGACGGGGACATGAGTTTGCAGCACAGAATCCTGGTGACG from Paracoccus aminovorans includes:
- a CDS encoding universal stress protein; this translates as MRKFLVVLDDSRECLNAIRYAALRASRTGGGVQVLAVIPANAIQHGMGVAEVMRAEAYERIEAHYEVFAKWMRDRPGIEPELVVREGEPGNELLAQIGADPEIGVVVLGASTESAGPGPLVTRLLREVATLPCPVTIVPGDISRERLEQITG
- a CDS encoding sugar transferase, with the translated sequence MTIHQDWEKADIARLATLPQPAMSWFQADGRAVAAMPLSKRLFDIVLALVLLVPLSVVMAVFALILLVVQGRPIFYAAPRMLAPGRTFTHLKFRTMLRQEDDFGVTGAHKAWRITPLGHFMRRTRIDELPQLFNILKGDMSFVGPRPTIREYVDRYPAVYGQVLKSRPGVTGLATLIYHRHEDKILRRCKSAEATEAAYAGRCLPTKLKIDLIYQKNRTLGLDLWILWRTILVVVYKDERPRRRGRN